The DNA window AAAAAATTGTATCAGGCCATGTTGCAGCTTCTTAATAAGGGAGAGAGCTTTGTTCAGGCTACAGTTCTTACTCAATCAGGCTCAGCGCCACGAACCGCCGGTGCCAAAATGATTATCCTGGCAGATAAATCCACCATGGGAACCATTGGTGGCGGTTTGGTAGAGGCCCGTGTGCAGGAATTAGCCGCTGAAGTTTTCGAGACCAAAGAAGCAGTAACCAGGGAATATCATCTTACGGGCAGCGAAGCAGGACAGATGGACATGATTTGCGGGGGGATGTTGGAAGTGCTGGTAGAATATATGGATGCTTCCAACAAGCAATTATTTAATATCTATCAAGATATTGTGACTGCTATTGAAAAACGGAAGAGAGTTGTCATGGTAACTCCCCTGGTTAACCGCATAAACGAGGATTCTCAGTCATTCTTAGTTAAGGAGGACGGTTCAGTTACCGGAACCTTTTTCGGCCCGGCAGAGTGGATGGAACAGTTCAAAAGCCAGGCCAGGAGCAGGTACCCAAAGGTAATAACCATTGACGGACAGCGTTTCCTGGTGGAACCGGTCAGCACTTCTGGGACAGTTTATATTTTTGGTGCAGGGCATGTATCACAAAGACTGGCATTACTGACATCCTTGGTAGACTTCAGAACAATTGTACTGGATGACCGGAAAGAGTTTGCCAACCGTGATCGTTTCCCTACGGCAGATGAGGTAATAGTGTTGGAAAACTTTGAGCAGGCCTTTAAAAATTTAGATATAGATAAGGATAATTACCTGGTTATTGTAACCAGGGGACATGCCCACGATAAAAATGTACTTGCCCAGGCTCTCAGGACCAAGGCCTGTTATATCGGTATGATTGGCAGTAAGAGAAAACGGGATACAATTTACCGCACCCTCAGGGAGGAAGGACATAAAGATGATGACCTAAAAAAGGTATACTCACCCATTGGCTTAGAGATTGCTGCAGAAACACCGGAGGAAATTGCCGTCAGCATTGTGGCGGAATTAATTAGGGTGCGGGCGGAGCAAAACAAATGAACCGGAGTAACAAGGAAAAGATAGCAGCTTTAATCCTGGCAGCCGGTTTTTCATCTCGCATGGGTACATTCAAACCATTGTTGCAACTGGGAAATATTACTATTATTGAGCGGGTGGTAACAACCTTCCGCTGCGCCGGCATAACGGATATTAAAGTGGTTATCGGTCACCGGGCAAGCGAAATGAGAAAGGTATTATATACCTTACCGGTGGACGCCATTGAGAACAGGGATTACGCCAGGGGCATGTTCTCCTCTGTGAAGGCAGGGGTAAAAGCAATAAAACCTGGGGCTGATGCGTTCTTTTTATTACCAACGGATATTCCCCTAATCCAGCCTCGAACCTTAGATCAAATAGTTCAAGCCTTTCAAAGTCACAGGGCCGGGGTGATATACCCGTGTTTTGACGGCGAGCGTGGTCACCCGCCGCTGATTTCCACTTTCTATATCGAGAAAATCCTCTCCTGGTCCGGGGAGGGTGGACTGCGCTCATTAATGCGAGGATGGGAAACTGAGTCAATGGACCTGGAGGTTAACGACCAGTGGATATTAATGGATATGGATACACCGGAAGATTATCACCGGATACAGGATATGTACGGCAAGACAATATACCAACGGAACAGGAATGCCTGTCCCTTCTGAAACATGCTGAAGTTCCCGCAGCGGTGGTCCGCCATTGTCGGGCGGTGGCAGAGGTTGCTGTAAAGATAGCCCGGGCTTTAGATCAAGCCGGTTACGGCTTAAATATTCAATTAATACAGGCGGCGGCACTGCTGCACGACATTGCCAGGGATAAAGCAAACCATGCCCGAGCAGGGGCGGCATACCTGCGGGAAAAAGGTTATCCACAAGTGGCCGGTATAGTGGAAACTCATATGGATATGCCAGATCCTGTTATGGACAATGTCACTGAAGCGGCTGTTGTCTTCCTGGCAGACAAGCTGGTTCAAGAAGATAGACCGGTTTCTTTGGAGCAAAGATTTCAACATATCCGGAATAAGTATATAACCAACCCTGACATTGCTCCCTGTATTGAAAAAAGGCTTTACCGGGCTCGGGCAATAAAAAGTGAAGTAGAAAAAATGATCAGTTTCCCATTAGAAAGAATAATTTTTTAGTTAGTAATTAGGTGTTCAGATGGAAAAAAGATATATTTTTTTAGTAAGGCATGGTGCTCTTAACGCCAGGGAAGGCAAAAGATTTATCGGTCAGATTGATTTGCCCATGAGCCAAGAGGGAATTAACCAGGCAAAACGTTTGAGTCAGGTACTTAGCTGCGTGCCACTGAGTCACATATTTTGCAGTGATCTGCAGCGAGCTCGTCATACGGCTGAAATTATAGCTGAAAAGCATAATATATTGCCCACTGTCTGCCAGGAGTTAAGAGAAATTTATCTGGGAGAATGGGAAGGGAAATCCTTCGAGGAAATTTGCCGCAAGTTTCCCGGGGATTTTATACAAAGGGGTAAAGATATAGCTAACTTTTGCCCGCCCGGCGGAGAAAGTTTTAGCCAGTGCAGCCGGAGGGTGTTGCCCAAACTGGATGAAATCATGCAGACAACCACAGGTAATATCCTAATTGCCGGTCATGCAGGGGTGAACCGCTTAATTCTCTGCCACATACTTGGCATCCCTCTGGCAAACCTTTTTCGCATTAGCCAGGATTATGGCTGCCTGAACCTGATCAGCTACAGAAATGAAAAGTATATTGTTAAGGTAATCAACAAGGTTTACCAAATAATTTCCGCCTGAGTCAGGGCAAGGATTTTTTGACTGACTTGCAAACCATGCCTGTTATTTGTTTAAGCCGCCGTTTTTTTCCAAAACAAAAAACTTCGGCTACAATAGATTTAGAAGAAAACTTTGTCCAAGCTCTTGTATAAGAACTAAGTGGAAAAAGAGAGGAGAGATTTTATAATGAAAAAACTTTTAGCTTTTACCTTAATCATTGCACTTACTTTGTCAGTATGTACAGGTTGTACAGGTACCAAAGAACAGGCTGCTCCCACACAACCTGAAGCAAAACCGGTTTACTTGACAATTTCGGCAGCCGCCAGCCTTAAAGATGCTGCAGAAGAATTAAAAGGGCTCTACGCAAAAAAACATCCTTATGTAAATATTACATACAACTTTGGCGCTTCCGGTACACTGCAAAAGCAGATTGAGGAAGGCGCACCCGCAGACCTCTTTATCTCAGCTGGTAAAAAGCAAATGGACGCACTGGCAGAAAAGGATCTGATTGTTAAAGAATCTCGGAAAGATTTATTAGGGAACGAACTTGTGCTGATTACCCAAAAGGACAGTAAAATTACCGGTTTTGAGGACCTATTGAAACCCAAAGTGGAAAAAGTTAGTATAGGTACCCCGGAATCTGTTCCTGCCGGGCAGTATGCCAAGGATGCCTTAACCTCAATGAAGTTATGGAATAAATTACAGCCAAAACTTGTGCTGGCTAAAGATGTACGTCAGGTACTTACCTATGTGGAAACCGGCAACGTTGCAGCCGGGTTGGTATACAACTCTGACGCTGTAACGAGTAAAGATGTTAAGGTTGTAGCTACTGCACCGTCCGATTCCCATAAACCAATCCTTTATCCTATGGCGGTAGTAAAGAATACCAAACAGCAAAAAGCAGCAAAAGAATTTGCTGCATTCCTGTCAGGGGAAGAGGCAGCCAGAGTTTTTGAAAAATACGGTTTTAAAGCTATCAAAAAGTAATGAGGTTTGAGATATGTTGTCACTGGCAGACTGGTCACCGGTATTTATTTCGCTTCGAACGGCAGTAATTTCTGTAATTGCAGTTATCATTTTGGGGTTACCGTTAGCCAGACTAATGTCCCGCAGGGAATTCCCAGGCAAGGACCTGCTGGAATCTGCTATTACCTTGCCAATGGTGTTGCCACCTTCAGTGATTGGTTATGGCTTATTGATGCTTATTGGAAAAAACGGTCTGTTGGGGCAGATCCTGGCCAACCTGGGAATTACCATTATTTTTACCTGGTGGGCAGCAGCACTGGCATCAACCGTGGTAGCCTTTCCCCTCATGTACCAGAGTGCCAAGGCAGCCTTTAAAAGTGTGGATGAAAACTATGAAAAAGCGGCCAGGACCCTGGGAGCCGGTGAGGTAAGGATATTCCTTACTGTCACTCTTCCACTGGCCTGGCCCGGTATTTTAGCCGGAGTGGTTTTATCCTTTGCCCGGGCTTTAGGTGAATTTGGCGCCACCCTAATGGTAGCAGGTAATATCCCTGGGCAGACTTCCACTATACCGGTAGCTATTTTCTTTGCTGTAGATGCCGGAGATAATGCCGCCGCCCAAACCTTGGTGGCTATTGTAACCGTTTTCAGTTTCCTGGTCATTTTCTGGGTTAACCGCTGGGCCAAGCGACGGAACTATTAGCAGGTGATAACTATGTTAGAAGCTTTCATACAAAAGAAACTATGGCACTTCACTTTGGATTTTCAAGTACAAATTAATAATGAAATATTAGTGCTGTGGGGACCATCCGGTGCAGGGAAAACAACCATACTGCATTGCCTGGCAGGTTTGGTCAAACCATCCTCCGGTCTTATTAGGCTAAACAAGCAAGTGCTATACTCATCCGAAGATAAAATACATCTGTCACCCCAGGACCGCAACGTAGGTTACCTGTTTCAAGATTATGCCCTTTTTCCCCATATGACTGTAAGGCAAAATGTAATGTACGGCTTAAGGTCCAAGAAAACTTTTCAATCGAATATAAATCCTGTGGAAATCTTAAATTCATTTGGTGTAGGACATTTAACAGATCGTTACCCACGCCAGCTTTCCGGTGGTGAAAAGCAAAGGGTAGCCCTGGCCAGGGCATTGGCAGTTCAACCTAAGCTGCTTTTGCTGGACGAACCCTTCAGCGCCCTGGATAAGAGCACCAAAGAATCTCTTCGGCAAGAGGTAAAAAAACTTCACCGCCAGTGGCAGATCCCTTTTATTTTGGTTACCCACGATGAAGCGGACACGCATTACCTGGGAGACCGTATTATATCGTTGAACAAAGGGCAACCTTGCCAGGTGGTAGGCAAAGCCAATTAATCCCAATTGCAATTAATCTGAGAGAAGGAGATCGGTTTTGCCCTTGTTAAACGACAGCCGTTACGATTTATGAAGTAACCATGTTATTTCTCAGATTAATCTGCGTAGGTAGAATACTTTGGAGCTGCTTAGAGAAAGTTTTGTCTATTTTCTCTAAAAATTTTTTTATAATGAAGGAATAACTAAATATTTATAGAATAATATCCTAGCAAAGTTTATTTTTACCTCCGAGCCCTGGATCCTGTGACATCAGGTTATGGTTCCAAGGCCGACAGGGTTTGCCTGGAAACGGGTAAGCCTCCCGTGCGGAAAGGATGGTAGTTGTATTTGCTATGCCACAAACCGCACGCCTGTGTGGTTTTTTTAATTTAACACCGTTCTCCGAGCCATAATACCTAAAGAATTATGCTATGGTAATATGGCCGTTAGGGTTAACCGGGAAACCGGTTAGCCTCCCCTGTTGGAAAGGAGAACATTACCCACCTGTGTTATTGCGGGGGTTGGTTAGTGTTGCTTCAAGGGGCACTGGCCAACCCCCCCTGGTTTTTTCTTAAAGAGAGGTGTTATGACATTGTGTCACCGCCGGGATATAATTGACCCAGGTTCGCCGGAAAGAAAATGACCCACCCTTAGCGAATATATCCCCTTCGTAATTAACGGCCAAGTTAATCTTCGGAGGGAGACACATGCTAAGGAGTGGGATAGTGATATCGTTACATACCATGAGGGCAGAAGGCAAGAGTATTCGTGAAATTGCCCGTCTAACGGGGCATTCTCGAAATACAGTTCGCCGATATCTCCGGGGTGAATTCTCCCCCGAAAAGGGAACCCGTAAATCTCGTGGTTCCAAGCTTGATCCGTATAAACCGTTCCTGCAGGAACGTCTTCAAGAAGGTATCTATAACTGCGAGGTTTTATTCGATCTTCTACGAGAAAAGGGGTATACCGGGGGACGTACCATCTTGAAAGACTATGTGAAGGACTTCCGTCCTCCCAAACAAGTTCCCGCTGTTCTTCGTTACGAGACGAAACCTGGTGAATATGCACAGGTCGACTGGGGACTGTGTGATTACGTAGATTTGGACGGTACAGTCCGAAAAGTGCCGGTATTTGTCATGGTATTGGGGTACTCTCGTT is part of the Desulforamulus hydrothermalis Lam5 = DSM 18033 genome and encodes:
- a CDS encoding XdhC family aldehyde oxidoreductase maturation factor; its protein translation is MKKLYQAMLQLLNKGESFVQATVLTQSGSAPRTAGAKMIILADKSTMGTIGGGLVEARVQELAAEVFETKEAVTREYHLTGSEAGQMDMICGGMLEVLVEYMDASNKQLFNIYQDIVTAIEKRKRVVMVTPLVNRINEDSQSFLVKEDGSVTGTFFGPAEWMEQFKSQARSRYPKVITIDGQRFLVEPVSTSGTVYIFGAGHVSQRLALLTSLVDFRTIVLDDRKEFANRDRFPTADEVIVLENFEQAFKNLDIDKDNYLVIVTRGHAHDKNVLAQALRTKACYIGMIGSKRKRDTIYRTLREEGHKDDDLKKVYSPIGLEIAAETPEEIAVSIVAELIRVRAEQNK
- the modB gene encoding molybdate ABC transporter permease subunit encodes the protein MLSLADWSPVFISLRTAVISVIAVIILGLPLARLMSRREFPGKDLLESAITLPMVLPPSVIGYGLLMLIGKNGLLGQILANLGITIIFTWWAAALASTVVAFPLMYQSAKAAFKSVDENYEKAARTLGAGEVRIFLTVTLPLAWPGILAGVVLSFARALGEFGATLMVAGNIPGQTSTIPVAIFFAVDAGDNAAAQTLVAIVTVFSFLVIFWVNRWAKRRNY
- the modA gene encoding molybdate ABC transporter substrate-binding protein, with amino-acid sequence MKKLLAFTLIIALTLSVCTGCTGTKEQAAPTQPEAKPVYLTISAAASLKDAAEELKGLYAKKHPYVNITYNFGASGTLQKQIEEGAPADLFISAGKKQMDALAEKDLIVKESRKDLLGNELVLITQKDSKITGFEDLLKPKVEKVSIGTPESVPAGQYAKDALTSMKLWNKLQPKLVLAKDVRQVLTYVETGNVAAGLVYNSDAVTSKDVKVVATAPSDSHKPILYPMAVVKNTKQQKAAKEFAAFLSGEEAARVFEKYGFKAIKK
- a CDS encoding nucleotidyltransferase family protein, whose translation is MNRSNKEKIAALILAAGFSSRMGTFKPLLQLGNITIIERVVTTFRCAGITDIKVVIGHRASEMRKVLYTLPVDAIENRDYARGMFSSVKAGVKAIKPGADAFFLLPTDIPLIQPRTLDQIVQAFQSHRAGVIYPCFDGERGHPPLISTFYIEKILSWSGEGGLRSLMRGWETESMDLEVNDQWILMDMDTPEDYHRIQDMYGKTIYQRNRNACPF
- a CDS encoding ATP-binding cassette domain-containing protein, encoding MLEAFIQKKLWHFTLDFQVQINNEILVLWGPSGAGKTTILHCLAGLVKPSSGLIRLNKQVLYSSEDKIHLSPQDRNVGYLFQDYALFPHMTVRQNVMYGLRSKKTFQSNINPVEILNSFGVGHLTDRYPRQLSGGEKQRVALARALAVQPKLLLLDEPFSALDKSTKESLRQEVKKLHRQWQIPFILVTHDEADTHYLGDRIISLNKGQPCQVVGKAN
- the cobC gene encoding alpha-ribazole phosphatase, which codes for MEKRYIFLVRHGALNAREGKRFIGQIDLPMSQEGINQAKRLSQVLSCVPLSHIFCSDLQRARHTAEIIAEKHNILPTVCQELREIYLGEWEGKSFEEICRKFPGDFIQRGKDIANFCPPGGESFSQCSRRVLPKLDEIMQTTTGNILIAGHAGVNRLILCHILGIPLANLFRISQDYGCLNLISYRNEKYIVKVINKVYQIISA
- a CDS encoding HD domain-containing protein; protein product: MVRHCRAVAEVAVKIARALDQAGYGLNIQLIQAAALLHDIARDKANHARAGAAYLREKGYPQVAGIVETHMDMPDPVMDNVTEAAVVFLADKLVQEDRPVSLEQRFQHIRNKYITNPDIAPCIEKRLYRARAIKSEVEKMISFPLERIIF